In the Wyeomyia smithii strain HCP4-BCI-WySm-NY-G18 chromosome 2, ASM2978416v1, whole genome shotgun sequence genome, one interval contains:
- the LOC129722856 gene encoding cytochrome b-c1 complex subunit 7 has protein sequence MSYVARKGPRVMSALGRWAYNWSGFNQYGLHRDDCLYEDDDVQEAIRRLPEKLKDERNYRIMRALQLSMTKTILPKEQWTKYEEDVKYLEPYLEEVKRERDEINKWESNN, from the exons ATGTCTTACGTTGCCAGAAAAGGTCCCCGAGTTATGT CTGCTCTCGGACGGTGGGCTTACAACTGGTCTGGATTCAACCAATACG GTCTACACCGAGACGATTGCCTGTACGAGGACGACGACGTGCAGGAGGCCATCCGTCGTCTGCCGGAGAAGCTGAAGGACGAACGAAACTACCGCATCATGCGGGCGCTCCAGCTCTCGATGACCAAGACCATCCTGCCGAAGGAACAGTGGACCAAGTACGAGGAGGATGTCAAGTATCTGGAACCGTACCTGGAAGAGGTTAAGCGCGAACGCGACGAAATTAACAAGTGGGAGTCGAACAATTGA